Proteins found in one Amycolatopsis umgeniensis genomic segment:
- a CDS encoding TetR/AcrR family transcriptional regulator, producing the protein MTGTERRQQLLNVARALFAEKGFEGTSIEEIAHRANVSKPVVYEHFGGKEGIYAVVVDRETQLLLDRMVSTLHGGHPRVMLEQAAIALLSYVEDSHDGFRILVRDSPVASSTGTFSTVLNDIASQVEHILAQQFAARGYDEKLAALYAQALVGMVALTGQWWLDARKPKRDEVAAHLVNLAWNGLSNLEHKPKLRLR; encoded by the coding sequence ATGACGGGGACCGAGCGCAGGCAGCAACTGCTCAACGTCGCCAGAGCCCTGTTCGCGGAGAAGGGTTTCGAGGGCACTTCCATCGAGGAGATCGCGCATCGCGCGAACGTCTCCAAGCCGGTGGTGTACGAGCACTTCGGCGGCAAGGAAGGCATCTACGCCGTCGTCGTCGACCGTGAAACGCAGCTGCTGCTCGACAGGATGGTCTCCACCCTCCACGGTGGACACCCGAGGGTGATGCTCGAACAGGCGGCGATCGCGCTGCTTTCCTACGTCGAAGACTCACACGACGGCTTCCGCATCCTCGTGCGGGATTCGCCGGTCGCGAGTTCGACGGGCACGTTCTCCACGGTGCTGAACGACATCGCCAGCCAGGTCGAGCACATCCTCGCGCAGCAGTTCGCCGCGCGGGGCTACGACGAGAAGCTGGCCGCGCTGTACGCGCAGGCGCTCGTCGGGATGGTCGCCTTGACCGGGCAATGGTGGCTCGACGCCCGGAAACCGAAGCGCGACGAGGTCGCCGCGCATCTGGTCAACCTGGCCTGGAACGGTCTGTCCAATTTGGAACACAAGCCGAAGCTGCGGCTGCGCTGA
- a CDS encoding acyl-CoA desaturase, which yields MTATLDRSQKPAKGPKPVIEGQRSGGVQLSVYLGVVFPLAALLVAVPFAWGWGLTWVDVALFVVFYAISGLGITVSYHRYFTHGSFKAKPWLRVAMAIAGSMAVQGPVITWVADHRRHHAFSDRDGDPHSPWLFGTTPLAIAKGFWHAHMGWLFERDQTNAERFAPDLVKDPAIKKVDDLFWLWSLLTLVMPAVLGGLITWSFWGAVTAFFWAGLVRVCVLHHVTWSVNSVCHMIGERPFAARDKSANFWPLAIFSFGESWHNLHHADPTSARHGVQRGQIDISARLIWIFEKFGWAHDVRWPTPQRLARIAAESK from the coding sequence ATGACGGCTACCCTCGACCGTTCCCAGAAGCCCGCGAAGGGCCCCAAGCCGGTAATCGAAGGTCAGCGATCGGGCGGCGTGCAGCTCTCGGTCTACCTCGGGGTCGTCTTCCCGCTCGCCGCGTTGCTCGTGGCCGTCCCGTTCGCCTGGGGCTGGGGACTGACCTGGGTCGACGTCGCTCTGTTCGTCGTCTTCTACGCGATCAGCGGCCTCGGTATCACCGTCTCCTATCACCGCTACTTCACGCACGGCTCGTTCAAGGCCAAGCCGTGGCTGCGCGTCGCGATGGCGATCGCCGGCAGCATGGCCGTCCAGGGCCCCGTGATCACCTGGGTCGCCGACCACCGCCGTCACCACGCGTTCTCCGACCGCGACGGCGACCCGCATTCGCCGTGGCTGTTCGGCACCACGCCGCTCGCCATCGCCAAGGGTTTCTGGCACGCGCACATGGGCTGGCTGTTCGAGCGCGACCAGACCAACGCGGAGCGTTTCGCGCCGGATCTGGTGAAGGACCCGGCCATCAAGAAGGTCGACGACCTGTTCTGGCTGTGGAGCCTGCTCACGCTGGTCATGCCCGCGGTGCTCGGCGGACTGATCACCTGGTCGTTCTGGGGCGCGGTGACCGCGTTCTTCTGGGCCGGTCTGGTGCGTGTCTGCGTGCTGCACCACGTGACCTGGTCGGTCAACTCGGTCTGCCACATGATCGGCGAGCGCCCGTTCGCCGCCCGCGACAAGTCGGCCAACTTCTGGCCGCTGGCGATCTTCTCGTTCGGCGAGTCTTGGCACAACCTGCACCACGCGGATCCGACCTCGGCCCGGCACGGCGTGCAGCGCGGCCAGATCGACATTTCCGCGCGTCTCATTTGGATCTTCGAGAAGTTCGGCTGGGCCCACGACGTGCGCTGGCCGACCCCGCAGCGCCTCGCGCGCATCGCCGCCGAAAGCAAATAG